One region of Streptomyces sp. CG4 genomic DNA includes:
- a CDS encoding acyl-CoA dehydrogenase family protein has translation MRFLLDAEQRAFTESLHGMLSAADAPAVIRDWSDGDHARGRALWRRLAEAGVFGLAVPEEHGGLGPHPVELALAFMELGRHAVPGPLVETVAAAILLAGPPLSKRFLPGLLAGTDLVTVAAPAGPAFGAGAAPLALDADAAALRLALAPDGGLRLASATGPVRRSLDPARRLTPLTPDGELLTRHPRYGLALTWARLATAAQALGVGLALLDRTVAHVRQRTQFGVPIGSFQAVKHRLADATTALEFARPLVLGAAISLRPAEVAAAKLKACEAAYGAARAALQLHGAIGYTAEYDLSLWLTKARALRTAWGTPEECRELFLGDALKGPTGP, from the coding sequence ATGCGCTTCCTGCTCGACGCCGAACAGCGCGCCTTCACCGAGTCGCTGCACGGGATGCTGTCGGCCGCGGACGCCCCGGCGGTGATCCGGGACTGGAGCGACGGTGACCATGCGCGCGGGCGGGCACTGTGGCGCCGTCTCGCCGAGGCGGGGGTGTTCGGCCTGGCGGTGCCGGAGGAGCACGGCGGGCTGGGGCCGCATCCGGTGGAACTGGCGCTGGCCTTCATGGAGTTGGGGCGGCATGCGGTGCCGGGCCCGCTGGTGGAGACGGTTGCGGCGGCGATACTCCTTGCCGGCCCCCCGCTCTCGAAGCGGTTCCTGCCGGGGCTCCTGGCCGGTACGGACCTCGTGACCGTGGCGGCACCCGCCGGACCCGCCTTCGGCGCCGGCGCCGCTCCCCTCGCCCTGGACGCCGACGCGGCCGCCCTCCGCCTCGCCCTCGCCCCCGACGGCGGCCTGCGTCTGGCGTCCGCCACCGGCCCGGTGCGCCGCTCCCTCGACCCCGCCCGCCGCCTCACCCCGCTCACTCCGGACGGCGAACTCCTCACCCGCCACCCCCGGTACGGCCTCGCCCTCACCTGGGCCCGTCTGGCCACGGCCGCCCAGGCCCTCGGCGTCGGACTCGCGCTCCTCGACCGCACGGTCGCCCACGTCCGGCAGCGCACCCAGTTCGGCGTCCCCATCGGCTCCTTCCAGGCGGTCAAACACCGCCTCGCCGACGCCACGACGGCCCTGGAGTTCGCCCGCCCCCTGGTCCTCGGCGCGGCGATATCCCTCCGCCCCGCCGAGGTGGCCGCCGCCAAGCTCAAGGCGTGCGAGGCGGCGTACGGCGCGGCCCGTGCGGCGCTGCAGCTGCACGGCGCGATCGGCTACACCGCGGAGTACGACCTGTCCCTGTGGCTGACCAAGGCCCGCGCCCTGCGGACGGCGTGGGGCACGCCCGAGGAGTGCCGGGAGCTCTTTCTGGGGGACGCGCTCAAAGGACCGACGGGCCCTTGA
- a CDS encoding glutamate synthase subunit beta, producing the protein MADPKGFLNHGREVARTRPVGERVKDWNEVYVPGSLLPIISKQASRCMDCGIPFCHNGCPLGNLIPEWNDYAYREDWGAASERLHATNNFPEFTGRLCPAPCESACVLGINQPPVTIKNVEVSIIDKAWDAGTVAPQAPERLSGKTVAVIGSGPAGLAAAQQLTRAGHTVAVYERADRVGGLLRYGIPEFKMEKRHINRRIEQMRAEGTRFRTGIEIGRDLKASDLKKRYDAVVIAAGATTARDLPVPGRELKGIYQAMEYLPLANKVQEGDYVTAPISAEGKHVVVIGGGDTGADCVGTAHRQGAASVTQLEIMPRPNDERHPTSQPWPTFPILYKVTSAHEEGGERIYSASTTHFEGDEDGNVQWLHLAEVEFVDGKLTSKPGTERKIPAQLVTLAMGFTGTDRENGLVDQFGLDLDERGNIARDADFQTNVPGVFVAGDAGRGQSLIVWAIAEGRSAARGVDRFLTGASDLPAPIRPTDRSLAV; encoded by the coding sequence ATGGCTGACCCGAAGGGCTTCCTGAACCACGGCCGCGAGGTCGCCCGGACCCGTCCCGTCGGTGAGCGCGTCAAGGACTGGAACGAGGTCTACGTCCCCGGCTCCCTGCTGCCGATCATCAGCAAGCAGGCCAGCCGCTGCATGGACTGCGGCATCCCGTTCTGCCACAACGGCTGTCCGCTCGGAAACCTGATCCCCGAGTGGAACGACTACGCCTACCGCGAGGACTGGGGCGCCGCCTCCGAGCGTCTGCACGCGACCAACAACTTCCCGGAGTTCACGGGCCGGCTGTGCCCCGCTCCCTGCGAGTCGGCGTGTGTGCTCGGCATCAACCAGCCGCCGGTCACCATCAAGAACGTCGAGGTCTCGATCATCGACAAGGCGTGGGACGCGGGCACCGTCGCCCCGCAGGCCCCCGAGCGCCTGTCCGGCAAGACCGTCGCGGTCATCGGCTCGGGTCCGGCGGGCCTCGCCGCCGCCCAGCAGCTGACCCGGGCCGGCCACACGGTCGCCGTCTACGAGCGCGCCGACCGCGTCGGCGGCCTGCTCCGCTACGGCATCCCCGAGTTCAAGATGGAGAAGCGGCACATCAACCGCCGTATCGAGCAGATGCGCGCGGAGGGCACCCGCTTCCGCACCGGTATCGAGATCGGCCGCGACCTCAAGGCGTCCGACCTGAAGAAGCGGTACGACGCGGTCGTCATCGCCGCCGGTGCGACCACGGCCCGCGATCTCCCGGTCCCCGGCCGCGAGCTCAAGGGCATCTACCAGGCGATGGAGTACCTGCCGCTGGCCAACAAGGTCCAGGAGGGCGACTACGTCACCGCCCCGATCTCGGCCGAGGGCAAGCACGTCGTCGTCATCGGCGGCGGCGACACCGGCGCGGACTGCGTGGGCACCGCCCACCGCCAGGGCGCGGCCTCCGTCACCCAGCTGGAGATCATGCCCCGCCCGAACGACGAGCGGCACCCGACCAGCCAGCCCTGGCCGACCTTCCCGATCCTCTACAAGGTCACCTCGGCCCACGAGGAGGGCGGCGAGCGGATCTACTCCGCCTCCACCACCCACTTCGAGGGCGACGAGGACGGCAACGTGCAGTGGCTGCACCTGGCCGAAGTGGAGTTCGTCGACGGCAAGTTGACGTCCAAGCCGGGCACCGAGCGCAAGATCCCCGCCCAGCTGGTCACCCTCGCCATGGGCTTCACCGGCACCGACCGCGAGAACGGCCTGGTGGACCAGTTTGGTCTAGACCTCGACGAACGCGGTAACATCGCCCGCGACGCCGACTTCCAGACCAACGTGCCGGGTGTGTTCGTCGCCGGTGACGCCGGCCGCGGCCAGTCCCTGATCGTGTGGGCGATCGCGGAGGGCCGCTCGGCCGCCCGCGGTGTCGACCGGTTCCTGACCGGTGCCAGCGACCTGCCGGCCCCGATCCGCCCGACCGACCGTTCCCTGGCGGTCTGA
- the gltB gene encoding glutamate synthase large subunit yields MRTPRQPSQHSANGQNWSFMDARPAAQGMYDPRNEHDACGVGFVATLTGEASHTLVEQALTVLRNLEHRGATGSEPDSGDGAGLLSQVPDAFFREVAGFELPAAGSYAAGIAFLPEEGTAEVVSQIETIAVEEGLTVLGWREVPVAPELLGATARSTMPVFRQIFVTDGASEGIALDRKAFVLRKRAEREAGVYFPSLSARTIVYKGMLTTGQLEPFFPDLSDRRFASAVALVHSRFSTNTFPSWPLAHPYRFVAHNGEINTVKGNRNWMVARESQLVSDLFGAKALDRIFPVCTPDASDSASFDEVLELLHLGGRSLPHSVLMMIPEAWENHDSMDPSRRAFYQFHSTMMEPWDGPACVTFTDGTQVGAVLDRNGLRPGRYWVTDDGLVVLGSEVGVLDIDPAKVVRKGRLQPGRMFLVDTAEHRIIEDDEIKATLAAEKPYAEWLEAGEIELGDLPEREHIVHTHASVTRRQQTFGYTEEELRVILAPMARTGAEPIGSMGTDSPIAALSERPRLLFDYFTQLFAQVTNPPLDAIREELVTSLRSSLGPQGNLLDPTAASCRSVVLPFPVIDNDELAKLIHINADGDMPGMKAATLSGLFRVGGGGNALAARIAEICAEADAAIENGARLIVLSDRHSDAEHAPIPSLLLTAAVHHHLIRTKQRTHVGLLVEAGDVREVHHVALLIGFGAAAVNPYLAMESVEDLLRAGTFLNGVEPEKAIKNLIYALGKGVLKVMSKMGISTVASYRGAQVFEAVGLDEAFVEKYFNGTATKIGGVGIDVIAEEVAARHAKAYPASGIAPAHRALEIGGEYQWRREGEPHLFDPETVFRLQHATRTGRFDIFKKYTERVNEQSERLMTLRGLFGFDSGRAPIPVDEVEPASEIVKRFSTGAMSYGSISKEAHETLAIAMNQLGGKSNTGEGGEDPERLYDPARRSAIKQVASGRFGVTSEYLVNADDIQIKMAQGAKPGEGGQLPGHKVYPWVAKTRHSTPGVGLISPPPHHDIYSIEDLAQLIHDLKNANPQARIHVKLVSEVGVGTVAAGVSKAHADVVLISGHDGGTGASPLTSLKHAGGPWELGLAETQQTLLLNGLRDRIVVQTDGQLKTGRDVVIAALLGAEEFGFATAPLVVSGCVMMRVCHLDTCPVGIATQNPVLRDRFAGKAEYVVNFFQFIAEEVRELLAELGFRSIEEAVGRAEVLDVERAVDHWKAQGLDLEPLFHVPSLPEGAVRHRVVPQDHGLEKALDNELIKLAADALAANDATEAQPVRAQVAIRNINRTVGTMLGHEVTKKFGGAGLPEDTIDITFTGSAGQSFGAFLPRGVTLRLEGDANDYVGKGLSGGRVVVRPDRAADHLAEYSTIAGNTIAYGATGGELFLRGRSGERFCVRNSGALVVSEGVGDHGCEYMTGGRAVVLGPTGRNFAAGMSGGIAYVIDLDRDNVNAGNAGSVEALDDTDKQWLHDVVRRHAEETGSTVAEKLLADWDTAVARFSKIIPSTYKAVLAAKDAAERAGLSETEITEKMMEAAING; encoded by the coding sequence ATGCGTACGCCGCGCCAGCCGTCCCAGCATTCCGCGAATGGCCAGAACTGGTCATTCATGGATGCTCGCCCTGCTGCCCAGGGTATGTACGACCCCCGCAACGAACACGACGCCTGTGGTGTCGGTTTCGTCGCCACCCTCACCGGCGAGGCGTCGCACACGCTGGTCGAGCAGGCACTCACGGTGCTGCGCAACCTGGAGCACCGCGGTGCCACCGGCTCCGAGCCCGACTCCGGCGACGGCGCGGGTCTGCTCTCTCAGGTCCCCGACGCCTTCTTCCGCGAAGTGGCCGGATTTGAACTCCCCGCCGCCGGGTCGTACGCCGCCGGTATCGCCTTCCTGCCGGAGGAGGGCACCGCCGAGGTCGTCTCACAGATCGAGACGATCGCCGTCGAGGAGGGTCTCACCGTCCTCGGGTGGCGTGAGGTCCCCGTCGCCCCGGAGCTGCTGGGCGCCACCGCCCGCTCCACCATGCCGGTCTTCCGGCAGATCTTCGTGACCGACGGCGCCAGCGAGGGCATCGCGCTGGACCGCAAGGCGTTCGTGCTGCGCAAGCGCGCCGAACGCGAGGCCGGTGTCTACTTCCCGTCGCTCTCCGCGCGCACGATCGTCTACAAGGGCATGCTGACCACCGGCCAGCTGGAGCCCTTCTTCCCGGACCTGTCCGACCGCCGCTTCGCCTCCGCGGTCGCGCTCGTGCACTCCCGCTTCTCCACGAACACCTTCCCGTCGTGGCCGCTCGCGCACCCGTACCGCTTCGTCGCGCACAACGGTGAGATCAACACCGTCAAGGGCAACCGCAACTGGATGGTCGCCCGCGAGTCGCAGCTGGTCTCCGACCTGTTCGGCGCCAAGGCGCTGGACCGGATCTTCCCGGTCTGTACGCCGGACGCCTCCGACTCCGCCTCCTTCGACGAGGTGCTGGAGCTGCTGCACCTGGGCGGCCGTTCGCTGCCGCACTCCGTGCTGATGATGATCCCGGAGGCGTGGGAGAACCACGACTCCATGGACCCGTCCCGGCGCGCCTTCTACCAGTTCCACTCCACGATGATGGAGCCCTGGGACGGCCCGGCCTGCGTCACCTTCACCGACGGCACCCAGGTCGGCGCCGTGCTCGACCGCAACGGTCTGCGCCCCGGCCGCTACTGGGTCACCGACGACGGCCTCGTCGTCCTCGGCTCCGAGGTCGGCGTCCTCGACATCGACCCGGCCAAGGTCGTCCGCAAGGGCCGCCTGCAGCCCGGCCGGATGTTCCTCGTCGACACCGCCGAGCACCGCATCATCGAGGACGACGAGATCAAGGCGACCCTCGCCGCCGAGAAGCCGTACGCCGAGTGGCTGGAGGCCGGCGAGATCGAGCTGGGCGACCTGCCCGAGCGCGAGCACATCGTCCACACCCACGCCTCGGTCACCCGCCGCCAGCAGACCTTCGGCTACACCGAGGAGGAGCTGCGCGTCATCCTCGCCCCGATGGCCCGCACCGGCGCCGAGCCGATCGGCTCCATGGGCACCGACAGCCCGATCGCGGCCCTGTCCGAGCGCCCGCGCCTGCTCTTCGACTACTTCACCCAGCTGTTCGCGCAGGTCACCAACCCGCCGCTGGACGCGATCCGCGAGGAGCTGGTCACCTCCCTGCGCTCCTCGCTGGGCCCGCAGGGCAACCTGCTCGACCCGACCGCCGCCTCCTGCCGGTCCGTCGTACTGCCCTTCCCGGTCATCGACAACGACGAGCTGGCCAAGCTCATCCACATCAACGCCGACGGCGACATGCCCGGTATGAAGGCCGCGACGCTGTCGGGTCTGTTCCGGGTCGGCGGCGGCGGCAACGCCCTCGCCGCGCGCATCGCGGAGATCTGCGCCGAGGCCGACGCGGCCATAGAGAACGGCGCCCGCCTGATCGTCCTGTCCGACCGGCACTCCGACGCCGAGCACGCGCCGATCCCGTCGCTGCTGCTCACCGCGGCCGTCCACCACCACCTCATCCGCACCAAGCAGCGCACCCACGTGGGCCTGCTGGTCGAGGCCGGCGACGTCCGCGAGGTCCACCACGTCGCCCTGCTGATCGGCTTCGGCGCCGCCGCCGTCAACCCGTACCTGGCGATGGAGTCGGTCGAGGACCTGCTGCGCGCGGGGACCTTCCTCAACGGCGTCGAGCCGGAGAAGGCCATCAAGAACCTGATCTACGCCCTCGGCAAGGGCGTGCTGAAGGTCATGTCGAAGATGGGCATCTCCACCGTCGCCTCCTACCGCGGCGCCCAGGTCTTCGAGGCCGTCGGCCTGGACGAGGCCTTCGTCGAGAAGTACTTCAACGGCACCGCCACCAAGATCGGCGGCGTCGGCATCGACGTCATCGCCGAGGAGGTCGCCGCCCGCCACGCCAAGGCCTACCCGGCCTCGGGCATCGCTCCCGCGCACCGCGCCCTGGAGATCGGCGGCGAGTACCAGTGGCGCCGCGAGGGCGAGCCGCACCTGTTCGACCCGGAGACGGTCTTCCGCCTCCAGCACGCCACGCGCACCGGCCGCTTCGACATCTTCAAGAAGTACACCGAGCGCGTGAACGAGCAGTCCGAGCGGCTGATGACGCTGCGCGGCCTGTTCGGCTTCGACTCCGGCCGCGCCCCGATCCCCGTCGACGAGGTCGAGCCGGCGAGCGAGATCGTCAAGCGCTTCTCCACGGGCGCGATGTCGTACGGCTCCATCTCCAAGGAGGCGCACGAGACCCTCGCCATCGCCATGAACCAGCTGGGCGGCAAGTCCAACACCGGTGAGGGCGGCGAGGACCCGGAGCGCCTGTACGACCCGGCGCGGCGCAGCGCCATCAAGCAGGTCGCCTCCGGCCGCTTCGGCGTGACCTCCGAGTACCTGGTCAACGCCGACGACATCCAGATCAAGATGGCCCAGGGCGCCAAGCCCGGCGAGGGCGGCCAGCTGCCCGGCCACAAGGTCTACCCGTGGGTCGCGAAGACGCGTCACTCGACGCCGGGCGTGGGCCTCATCTCCCCGCCGCCGCACCACGACATCTACTCCATCGAGGACCTGGCCCAGCTGATCCACGACCTGAAGAACGCGAACCCGCAGGCGCGGATTCACGTGAAGCTGGTCTCCGAGGTCGGCGTCGGCACGGTCGCGGCCGGTGTCTCCAAGGCCCACGCGGACGTCGTGCTCATCTCCGGCCACGACGGCGGTACGGGTGCCTCCCCGCTGACCTCGCTGAAGCACGCGGGCGGCCCCTGGGAGCTGGGCCTCGCCGAGACCCAGCAGACCCTGCTGCTCAACGGCCTGCGCGACCGGATCGTCGTGCAGACCGACGGCCAGCTGAAGACCGGCCGTGACGTGGTCATCGCCGCGCTGCTCGGCGCCGAGGAGTTCGGTTTCGCGACCGCTCCGCTCGTCGTCTCGGGCTGCGTGATGATGCGCGTCTGCCACCTGGACACCTGTCCGGTCGGCATCGCCACCCAGAACCCGGTCCTGCGCGACCGCTTCGCCGGCAAGGCCGAGTACGTGGTGAACTTCTTCCAGTTCATCGCCGAGGAGGTCCGCGAACTGCTGGCCGAGCTGGGCTTCCGCTCCATCGAGGAGGCCGTCGGCCGCGCCGAGGTGCTGGACGTCGAGCGCGCGGTGGACCACTGGAAGGCGCAGGGCCTGGACCTGGAGCCGCTGTTCCACGTGCCGTCGCTGCCGGAGGGCGCCGTCCGCCACCGGGTGGTCCCCCAGGACCACGGCCTGGAGAAGGCCCTGGACAACGAGCTGATCAAGCTCGCCGCCGACGCCCTCGCGGCGAACGACGCGACCGAGGCCCAGCCGGTGCGCGCCCAGGTCGCCATCCGCAACATCAACCGCACGGTCGGCACCATGCTCGGCCACGAGGTGACGAAGAAGTTCGGCGGTGCGGGCCTGCCGGAGGACACCATCGACATCACCTTCACCGGCTCGGCCGGCCAGTCCTTCGGCGCGTTCCTGCCGCGCGGTGTCACGCTGCGCCTGGAGGGCGACGCCAACGACTACGTCGGCAAGGGCCTCTCCGGCGGCCGGGTCGTGGTCCGCCCGGACCGGGCTGCCGACCACCTCGCCGAGTACTCGACCATCGCCGGCAACACGATCGCCTACGGCGCCACCGGCGGCGAGCTGTTCCTGCGCGGCCGTAGCGGTGAGCGGTTCTGCGTCCGCAACTCCGGCGCGCTGGTCGTCTCCGAAGGCGTGGGCGACCACGGCTGCGAGTACATGACCGGCGGTCGCGCGGTCGTCCTCGGCCCGACCGGCCGCAACTTCGCGGCGGGCATGTCCGGTGGCATCGCCTACGTCATCGACCTCGACCGCGACAACGTCAACGCCGGCAACGCCGGGTCGGTCGAGGCGCTGGACGACACGGACAAGCAGTGGCTGCACGACGTGGTGCGCCGCCACGCCGAGGAGACCGGCTCGACGGTCGCCGAGAAGCTGCTCGCCGACTGGGACACGGCCGTGGCCCGGTTCAGCAAGATCATCCCCAGCACGTACAAGGCAGTGCTCGCCGCCAAGGACGCCGCCGAGCGAGCGGGTCTCTCCGAGACCGAGATCACCGAGAAGATGATGGAGGCGGCGATCAATGGCTGA
- a CDS encoding acyl-CoA dehydrogenase family protein produces MDLSHSAADEEFRAEARAWLAAHVPRTPLPSLETAEGFTAHRAWEAELAADRWSVVSWPEKYGGRDAGLLRWLVFEEEYWAAGAPGRVGQNGVSLLAPTLFDHGTEEQRTRVLPPMATGEVVWAQAWSEPEAGSDLASLTSRAVRTDGGWLLRGQKTWSSRAAFADRAFGLFRSDPGAPKPHQGLTYLMFDLRAPGVTVRPIGRLDGKPAFAELFLDDVFVPDTDVIGEPGQGWRIAMSTAGNERGLTLRSPGRFLASAHRLVELWRSRGCPEHARARVADALIGARAYQLFTYAAASRFLRGERLGPESSMNKVFWSELDLALHETALDLLGEEGESADTAWSEGYVFALAGPLYAGTNEIQRDIVAERLLGLPKGRR; encoded by the coding sequence GTGGATCTGTCCCATTCCGCGGCCGACGAGGAGTTCCGCGCCGAGGCCCGCGCCTGGCTGGCGGCGCACGTGCCGCGCACGCCGCTGCCCTCACTGGAGACGGCGGAGGGCTTCACGGCCCACCGCGCCTGGGAGGCCGAACTGGCCGCGGACCGCTGGTCGGTGGTGTCGTGGCCGGAGAAGTACGGCGGCCGGGACGCGGGGCTGCTGCGCTGGCTGGTCTTCGAGGAGGAGTACTGGGCGGCGGGCGCGCCCGGCCGCGTCGGCCAGAACGGCGTCAGCCTGCTCGCGCCGACGCTCTTCGACCACGGCACGGAGGAGCAACGCACGCGGGTGCTGCCGCCGATGGCCACCGGCGAGGTGGTCTGGGCGCAGGCCTGGTCCGAGCCGGAGGCGGGCTCCGACCTGGCCTCGCTCACCTCCAGGGCGGTACGGACGGACGGCGGCTGGCTCTTGCGGGGACAGAAGACCTGGTCGTCGCGGGCGGCCTTCGCCGACCGGGCCTTCGGCCTGTTCCGCAGCGATCCGGGCGCGCCGAAACCCCACCAGGGGCTGACCTACCTGATGTTCGACCTGCGGGCGCCCGGGGTCACGGTCCGCCCGATCGGCCGTCTGGACGGCAAGCCGGCCTTCGCCGAGCTGTTCCTGGACGACGTGTTCGTGCCGGACACGGACGTGATCGGCGAGCCCGGCCAGGGCTGGCGGATCGCGATGTCCACGGCGGGCAACGAACGCGGGCTCACCCTGCGCTCACCGGGCCGCTTCCTCGCCTCGGCACACCGGCTGGTCGAGCTGTGGCGCTCGCGCGGCTGCCCGGAGCACGCCCGCGCCCGCGTGGCCGACGCCCTGATCGGCGCCCGCGCCTACCAGCTGTTCACCTACGCGGCCGCCTCCCGCTTCCTTCGGGGCGAGCGCCTCGGCCCCGAGTCCAGCATGAACAAGGTCTTCTGGTCCGAGCTGGACCTGGCGCTGCACGAGACGGCGCTCGATCTGCTCGGGGAAGAGGGCGAGTCGGCCGACACCGCCTGGTCCGAGGGGTACGTCTTCGCGCTCGCCGGGCCCCTCTACGCGGGCACCAACGAGATCCAGCGGGACATCGTCGCCGAACGGCTGCTCGGCCTGCCGAAGGGACGCCGCTGA
- a CDS encoding ADP-ribosylglycohydrolase family protein, which yields MTPTEPECPAGPEEEQSAGTAPCGLAERIIGALVGAAVGDALGGPVEGYGPERIAERHGGRVHGVVGPRHGDARRTARPIAPYRKGDGHVTDDTLTTHALVPVHARVRDHLDAYAVDGHLVPDLMTNPREAGVGNIINCGAAMYMTPVGLVDAANPAAAYAEAPDIAGAHQSSYGREAAGVPASAVAAATAPGATPDSVVTVCPTLAKDGTREAIENVCEVARVHRDFESALRPLRAAVAPYDTVGPDHRAPAPAARRSSRLRAVEELPIALGLLPVSGGGNRHAVLGAVNYGRDCASIATMAGALAGALGSPVPRDRAKTVAGASRLDLWATARTLNEVTREIFGRFVRRRRAHERAFAAHGGCACSD from the coding sequence ATGACGCCCACAGAGCCTGAATGCCCCGCAGGCCCCGAAGAGGAACAAAGCGCCGGGACAGCCCCTTGTGGACTCGCCGAACGGATCATCGGCGCCCTGGTCGGAGCCGCCGTCGGCGACGCCCTCGGCGGTCCCGTCGAGGGGTACGGCCCCGAGCGGATCGCCGAGCGCCACGGCGGCCGCGTCCACGGCGTCGTCGGCCCCCGGCACGGTGACGCCCGGCGCACCGCGCGCCCCATCGCCCCGTACCGGAAGGGCGACGGCCACGTCACCGACGACACCTTGACGACCCACGCGCTGGTACCGGTCCATGCCCGCGTCCGCGACCACCTCGACGCGTATGCGGTCGACGGCCACCTGGTCCCGGACCTGATGACCAACCCCCGGGAGGCGGGCGTCGGCAACATCATCAACTGTGGCGCGGCGATGTACATGACCCCCGTCGGCCTGGTCGACGCGGCCAACCCGGCCGCCGCCTACGCCGAGGCGCCGGACATCGCCGGTGCGCACCAGTCGTCGTACGGCCGTGAGGCGGCCGGTGTCCCTGCCTCGGCTGTTGCCGCCGCGACGGCACCGGGGGCGACCCCGGATTCGGTCGTCACCGTCTGCCCGACACTGGCGAAGGACGGTACGCGCGAGGCGATCGAGAACGTCTGCGAAGTGGCCCGTGTTCACCGGGACTTCGAGTCGGCGCTCCGACCCCTGCGCGCGGCGGTGGCCCCGTACGACACCGTCGGCCCCGACCACCGCGCGCCCGCGCCGGCCGCGCGCCGCTCCTCCCGGCTGCGCGCGGTCGAGGAACTGCCCATCGCGCTCGGCCTGTTGCCGGTCTCCGGCGGCGGCAACCGGCATGCCGTCCTCGGCGCGGTCAACTACGGCCGCGACTGCGCCTCGATCGCCACGATGGCCGGTGCCCTCGCGGGCGCCCTGGGCTCGCCCGTCCCGCGGGACCGGGCGAAGACGGTGGCCGGGGCGAGCCGTCTCGACCTGTGGGCGACGGCCCGGACACTCAACGAGGTCACGCGGGAGATCTTCGGGCGCTTTGTGCGCCGGCGCCGGGCGCACGAGCGGGCCTTCGCGGCACACGGAGGCTGCGCATGCTCCGACTGA
- a CDS encoding VIT1/CCC1 transporter family protein, producing the protein MAVIETRAALHEAHRDNHTHRDVNGGWLRPAVFGAMDGLVSNLALMTGVAGGAVSQQTIVITGLAGLAAGAFSMAAGEYTSVASQRELVEAELDVERRELRKHPQDEEDELAALYVARGVEPDLAREVARQLSKDPEQALEIHAREELGIDPGDLPSPLVAAVSSFGSFALGALLPVLPYLLGATVLWPAVLLALAGLFGCGAVVAKVTARSWWYSGLRQLVLGGAAAGVTYALGSLFGTVVG; encoded by the coding sequence ATGGCCGTCATAGAAACCCGGGCCGCGCTGCACGAGGCGCATCGGGACAACCACACGCACCGCGACGTCAACGGCGGCTGGCTGCGCCCCGCCGTCTTCGGTGCCATGGACGGCCTCGTCTCCAACCTCGCCCTGATGACCGGTGTGGCCGGCGGGGCCGTGAGTCAGCAGACCATTGTGATCACCGGCCTCGCGGGGCTCGCCGCCGGTGCCTTCTCCATGGCGGCCGGTGAGTACACCTCCGTCGCCTCCCAGCGGGAGCTGGTCGAGGCCGAGCTGGATGTCGAGCGCCGTGAGCTGCGCAAGCACCCGCAGGACGAGGAGGACGAGCTCGCCGCGCTGTACGTCGCCCGCGGGGTGGAGCCCGACCTGGCCCGTGAGGTGGCGCGACAGCTGTCCAAGGATCCCGAGCAGGCGCTGGAGATACACGCCCGGGAGGAACTGGGGATCGACCCGGGCGACCTCCCGTCGCCGCTGGTCGCCGCCGTGTCGTCGTTCGGCTCCTTCGCCCTCGGCGCCCTGCTGCCCGTGCTGCCGTATCTGCTCGGCGCGACGGTGCTCTGGCCTGCCGTGCTGCTCGCCCTCGCCGGGCTCTTCGGCTGTGGTGCGGTCGTGGCCAAGGTGACCGCGCGCAGCTGGTGGTACAGCGGCCTCAGGCAGCTTGTGCTGGGCGGTGCCGCGGCCGGTGTGACGTACGCCCTGGGCAGCCTGTTCGGAACGGTCGTAGGATAG
- a CDS encoding VWA domain-containing protein produces MAAISLRKVEETAPALVSLYKSAGVSLTRHGLDGLRAAVYLVVDHSGSMRPYYQDGSVQTLADRVLGLSAHLDDDGRVPAVFFSTDVDAVTDIALDRHEGAVERIVAGLGHMGKTSYHLAMDAVIDHYLDSGATAPALVVFQTDGGPVNKLAAERYLCKAARLPLFWQFVGFGDPGSRQFEFLRKLDELAVPGKRIVDNAGFFHAGQDPRRVSDAELYDRLVGEFPQWLAAARAAGIVRPA; encoded by the coding sequence ATGGCCGCGATCAGCCTGCGCAAGGTGGAGGAGACCGCGCCCGCGCTGGTCAGCCTGTACAAGAGCGCCGGGGTGTCGCTCACCCGGCACGGCCTGGACGGGCTGCGCGCCGCCGTCTATCTCGTGGTCGACCACTCCGGCTCGATGAGGCCGTACTACCAGGACGGCAGCGTGCAGACGCTCGCCGACCGGGTGCTGGGCCTGTCCGCGCACCTGGACGACGACGGACGGGTGCCGGCGGTGTTCTTCTCCACGGACGTCGACGCGGTCACCGACATCGCCCTCGACCGGCACGAGGGCGCCGTCGAGCGGATCGTGGCCGGGCTCGGCCACATGGGCAAGACCAGCTACCACCTGGCGATGGACGCCGTCATCGACCACTACCTGGACAGCGGCGCCACCGCCCCCGCCCTGGTCGTCTTCCAGACCGACGGCGGCCCGGTCAACAAGCTCGCCGCCGAACGCTATCTGTGCAAGGCGGCCCGGCTGCCGCTGTTCTGGCAGTTCGTCGGCTTCGGCGACCCGGGAAGCCGGCAGTTCGAGTTCCTGCGGAAACTGGACGAGCTGGCCGTACCGGGCAAGCGGATCGTGGACAACGCGGGCTTCTTCCACGCCGGCCAGGACCCGCGGCGCGTCTCCGACGCCGAGCTGTACGACCGGCTCGTCGGCGAGTTCCCCCAGTGGCTGGCGGCCGCGCGCGCCGCCGGCATCGTACGGCCCGCATGA